From the genome of Pelobacter propionicus DSM 2379, one region includes:
- a CDS encoding type I restriction-modification system subunit M, translating to MSLTTLIKAIQDIMRKDVGVDGDAQRISQMVWLMFLKIFDDKEQEWQLTVPGYKSPLPSRFRWSSWAKNPEGMTGEELIDFVNNDLFPALKKLATAAGVSPHGKVVGSVFEDAYNYMKSGTLLRQVINTIEEDVDFNKSGDRHLFNDIYEKILSDLQSAGNAGEYYTPRAVTRFMVDMLDPQLGQTILDPACGTGGFLTCAIEHLNHQVKTAADRTRLQECIFGVEKKPLPHMLAMTNMMLHGIDVPTNVRHDNTLSRPLKDYGPKDRVDLIITNPPFGGMEEDGIENNFPRKYQTRETADLFMALIMHLLKHDTGKAAVVLPDGFLFGEGTKTNLKRELLEEFNLHTIVRLPKGVFSPYTSIATNILFFEKGGPTREVWFFEHPYPEGYKSYSRSKPLTIAEFDLEKAWWGGAERRGRKTTEQAWKVSAKVLAERTYNLDCKNPHEVEVNHRDPEELMAEYQAIVHQLQAAQAALKAELMACLGGKA from the coding sequence GAGTGGCAGCTCACCGTTCCCGGCTACAAATCGCCGCTGCCCAGCCGTTTCCGCTGGTCCAGTTGGGCCAAGAATCCCGAGGGGATGACCGGCGAGGAGCTGATCGACTTCGTCAACAACGACCTCTTCCCGGCGCTCAAGAAGCTGGCCACCGCCGCCGGTGTGTCGCCCCATGGCAAGGTGGTCGGCTCGGTGTTCGAGGACGCCTACAACTACATGAAGTCCGGTACCCTGCTGCGCCAGGTGATCAACACCATCGAAGAGGATGTGGACTTCAATAAATCCGGCGACCGTCACCTGTTCAACGACATCTACGAAAAGATCCTCTCCGACCTGCAATCGGCCGGGAACGCGGGCGAATACTACACCCCCCGCGCCGTCACCCGGTTCATGGTCGACATGCTCGATCCCCAGCTCGGGCAGACCATCCTCGACCCGGCCTGCGGCACCGGCGGCTTTCTCACCTGCGCCATCGAGCACCTGAACCATCAGGTCAAGACCGCCGCCGACCGCACGCGACTGCAGGAGTGTATCTTTGGCGTAGAGAAGAAACCGCTGCCGCACATGCTGGCCATGACCAACATGATGCTGCACGGTATCGACGTGCCCACCAACGTCCGCCACGACAACACCCTCTCCCGGCCGCTCAAGGATTACGGCCCGAAAGACCGGGTGGACCTGATCATCACCAACCCCCCCTTCGGCGGCATGGAAGAGGACGGCATCGAGAACAACTTCCCGCGCAAGTACCAGACCCGCGAGACCGCCGACCTCTTCATGGCGCTGATCATGCACCTCTTGAAACACGACACCGGCAAGGCGGCCGTGGTGCTGCCCGACGGCTTTCTCTTCGGCGAAGGCACCAAGACCAACCTCAAGCGCGAGCTGCTGGAGGAGTTCAACCTGCACACCATCGTGCGCCTGCCCAAAGGCGTGTTCAGCCCCTACACCAGCATCGCCACCAACATCCTCTTCTTCGAGAAAGGCGGCCCGACCAGGGAGGTCTGGTTTTTCGAGCACCCCTATCCAGAGGGGTACAAGTCCTACTCCCGCTCCAAGCCGTTGACCATCGCCGAGTTCGATCTGGAAAAAGCCTGGTGGGGCGGAGCCGAGCGTCGTGGGCGCAAGACCACCGAGCAGGCCTGGAAAGTCTCGGCCAAGGTGCTGGCCGAGCGCACCTACAACCTGGACTGCAAGAACCCCCACGAGGTGGAGGTCAACCACCGCGATCCGGAAGAGTTGATGGCTGAATATCAGGCTATCGTCCACCAGCTCCAAGCGGCGCAGGCAGCCTTGAAAGCCGAGTTGATGGCCTGCCTGGGGGGCAAGGCATGA